One segment of Plasmodium vivax chromosome 14, whole genome shotgun sequence DNA contains the following:
- a CDS encoding RNA polymerase subunit 8c, putative (encoded by transcript PVX_123375A) yields MASNILFEDRFVISSVDNSKFEKVSRIKAKSTGYDAELILDVHSELFKVEEKKAIYLALQDKILSKNDDKIWEQGENISLNNIEYIMSGRIFKFEELSSERRTVYASFGGLMMALTTDKQFIGDLEIDMKIYLLTKNVDIERA; encoded by the exons ATGGCGTCAAACATTTTGTTCGAAGATCGCTTTGTGATAAGCAGTGTAGATAATTCCAAGTTTGAGAAAGTCAGCAGAATTAAGGCGAAAAGTACGGGGTATGACGCGGAATTAATTCTTGATGTCCATTCGGAGTTGTTTAAAgtagaggaaaagaag GCTATTTACCTGGCTCTACAAGACAAAATTTtgagcaaaaatgatgataaaATATGGGAGCAGGGTGAAAACATTTCTTTGAATAACATTGAGTACATTATGAGTGGCaggatttttaaattcgaaGAGTTGTCCTCGGAGAGGAG GACCGTTTACGCCTCCTTCGGCGGACTCATGATGGCCCTGACAACTGACAAGCAGTTCATCGGAGACCTCGAAATTGACATGAAAATTTACCTGCTCACCAAAAATGTGGACATCGAAAGGGCATGA
- a CDS encoding hypothetical protein, conserved (encoded by transcript PVX_123365A; Apicoplast targeted protein. Curated by Stuart Ralph, Walter and Eliza Hall Institute of Medical Research, Australia.), which produces MAKKNGYLLLLWILALLTTVLDVQGKVFHGSFNIRKNEKIHYLTKFSCSIGTCQFNIKMKLKDNIIAKLLHYYYKMGSKLSADGGDHTDKLFHMDYDNAYYVLTNNDLHGISQRVTLMLDIEQNYVNQGEKCQALGNLRSVHRLKIPFQFKYSDLVNSKTYNIKNFMSNKYSISFNTIYSELKNNKVLQSEVSSYASAMNEKDFNYEYVNISAKTTHRVHVWFLMFDDCYHSFIRNLKLNIKAKIAYWEYFLNAARKKDISSLASAAWDQDVLNGAHSDDDPDNHHDGEDNSKGNAKFYKSYSFDKNTLLENPKRLLFFENNFTKGEIEDISFFLKYYNFKNMKNFTNMYNNLYKNGFYEKVIDYIYENDGFKVEYEVNIFQTNNSHFSYELLYSPLLTFILTILYIFLILQYGKKIMQNIVSKEHKHTMVVCVAFVILVQLISNSLLLIHLLVYSKNGIGIELFKISFNLLNFLAQIIMCTMLLSLSYGLTIFEASFDIFARIKVIFAVITFFHVVLVILDNSYIMESSSKFFDNDNITGYIILALRVLLAIVYHVNINNLFLVAKVPTIRNFLKKMYICGLFYIFSFPIIFMVCYIFDTYWRQRFMLFGTAFLQFVSTYFITKMFLTNSEYFKVSDMSASDLPGATSSWFNQKIHTY; this is translated from the exons atggcgaaaaaaaatggctacctcCTCCTTTTGTGGATTCTTGCCTTACTGACAACCGTCCTAGACGTGCAAGGCAAAGTGTTCCACGGAAGCTTCaatattagaaaaaatgaaaaaatacactaCTTAACAAAATTCAGCTGCAGCATAGGGACGTGCcaatttaacataaaaatgaagcttAAGGATAACATCATTGCAAAGTTGCTCCATTACTACtacaaaatgggcagcaaatTATCCGCTGATGGGGGAGACCATACAGATAAGCTATTTCACATGGATTATGATAATGCATACTATGTATTGACCAACAATGACCTGCATGGCATATCCCAGAGAGTAACGCTAATGCTGGATATTGAgcaaaattatgtaaatcaAGGGGAGAAGTGTCAAGCATTGGGGAATTTAAGAAGCGTTCATAGGTTGAAGATACCCTTTCAGTTTAAGTACTCAGATCTAGTTAACAGCAAAACgtacaatataaaaaattttatgagtAATAAATATTCCATATCGTTTAATACAATTTACagtgaattaaaaaacaacaaGGTGTTGCAATCGGAGGTTTCTAGCTACGCGTCGGCTATGAATGAAAAGgattttaattatgaatatGTAAACATTAGTGCCAAAACGACACACCGTGTTCACGTATGGTTTTTAATGTTTGACGATTGTTACCACAGTTTTATCCGTAATTTGAAGCTAAACATAAAGGCTAAAATAGCCTACtgggaatattttttaaatgccgCAAGGAAGAAGGACATTTCGAGTCTAGCGTCTGCCGCGTGGGACCAGGATGTCCTCAACGGGGCCCATTCGGATGATGATCCCGATAATCACCATGATGGCGAGGACAACAGTAAGGGCAATGCCAAGTTCTACAAATCATACAGTTTCGATAAGAACACCCTTTTGGAAAACCCTAAGAGACTCctctttttcgaaaataattttaccaAGGGGGAGATAGAAGACAtatcttttttcctcaaatattacaactttaaaaatatgaagaatttTACCAACATGTACAacaatttgtataaaaatggcTTCTACGAAAAGGTGATAGATTATATATACGAAAATGATGGGTTCAAAGTCGAATATGAGGTAAATATATTCCAGACAAACAATTCGCATTTTTCCTACGAGCTGTTGTACTCTCCCCTTctcacttttattttaactatTCTATACATCTTCTTAATTTTACAATATGGTAAAAAAATCATGCAGAACATCGTGTCGAAAGAACACAAGCACACAATGGTCGTGTGCGTAGCTTTTGTAATTTTGGTGCAGCTAATATCCAACTCTTTGCTACTTATCCATTTGTTGGTGTATTCAAAAAACGGAATTGGAATTGagcttttcaaaatttcttTCAACCTGCTGAATTTTTTGGCTCAAATTATAATGTGCACCATGTTGCTTTCGCTGAGTTACGGCTTGACCATTTTCGAGGCCTCCTTCGACATTTTTGCCCGGATCAAGGTGATATTTGCCGTCATTACCTTTTTCCAC GTCGTCTTAGTCATCCTGGATAACTCATACATCATGGAGTCGTCGTCCAAATTCTTCGACAACGATAACATCACGGGATACATAATACTAGCCTTGAGAGTACTACTAGCCATTGTATACCACGTCAATataaacaatttatttttagtggCAAAGGTCCCTACCattcgtaattttttaaaaaagatgtacatatgtggactgttttacatattttcctTCCCTATCATTTTTATGGTTTGCTACATTTTTGATACATATTGGAGACAACGCTTTATGTTGTTTGGGACGGCATTTTTGCAGTTTGTTTCTACGTACTTTATCACGAAAATGTTCTTAACCAATTCAGAGTACTTTAAAGTTTCAGATATGTCGGCAAGCGATCTCCCTGGAGCAACCTCCAGTTGGTTCAATCAGAAAATACACACGTAttga
- a CDS encoding bifunctional aminoacyl-tRNA synthetase, putative (encoded by transcript PVX_123380A), translating into MRLLKPFLDTSVKGSNYSNHCVNAFVRRSSILNKMSSPSCEENVPEEELKKAEVLCKELDELKIQYKEVKHAKANSIKDLLDMNLENSKNIIKNLFLKDKKKNYFFLCTVNWKTVDLKYLSSLFKTSNLRFVDEGNLKSMLNLLPGSLTPLALKFDQENLVKLYFDDELKSMEDMIVHPMHNYSSLYMKQEDVVKFCQLHNHAPEYIHIEEGKDKLKKEDGQLEEDKLEKQKGGSGIGSGVGSGVGSGVGSGVGSGANAGKDDQAKDANILGITAKKTTSFSEWYTQVIVKSELIEYYDISGCYILRPASYYIWECVQAFFNKEIKKLDVENSYFPLFVTKNKLEREKNHIEGFSPEVAWVTKYGDSTLPEEIAIRPTSETIMYSVFSKWIRSHRDLPLKLNQWNTVVRWEFKQPTPFIRTREFLWQEGHTAHKNEEEAVKMVFDILDLYRRWYEECLAVPIIKGIKSEGEKFGGANFTSTAEAFISENGRAIQAATSHYLGTNFAKMFKIEFEDENETKQYVHQTSWGCTTRSIGIMIMTHGDDKGLVLPPKVAKFKVVIVPILYKNTDENVIFNYCKDIEKVLKSAQINCIFDDRDLYSPGYKFNHWELRGVPIRIEVGPKDIQNNSCLCVRRDTNEKFNVKKESVLLETQQMLVDIHKKLFLNAKKKLDDSIVQVTSFSEVMDALNRKKMVLAPWCEDISTEEEIKKETQRLSQNQANTETSLSGAMKPLCIPLDQPPLPPNTKCFWSGKPAKRWCLFGRSY; encoded by the coding sequence ATGAGACTGCTAAAACCCTTTTTAGATACCTCAGTAAAAGGCTCCAATTACAGCAACCACTGCGTGAACGCATTTGTGAGGAGAAGttccattttgaacaaaatGAGTAGCCCCAGTTGCGAAGAAAACGTGCCAGAGGAGGAATTGAAGAAGGCTGAAGTGTTATGCAAAGAGCTAGACGAACTAAAAATTCAATACAAAGAAGTGAAGCATGCAAAGGCCAACTCGATTAAGGATCTCCTAGATATGAATTTAGAAAactcaaaaaatattataaaaaatttattcctcaaagataaaaaaaaaaattatttcttcctATGTACAGTAAACTGGAAAACAGTCgacttaaaatatttgtccAGCCTTTTTAAAACGTCCAATTTAAGATTTGTAGATGAAGggaatttaaaaagcatGCTGAATTTGCTGCCAGGCAGTTTAACTCCCCTTGCTTTGAAATTCGACCAGGAAAATCTTGTGAAGCTATATTTTGACGACGAATTGAAGAGCATGGAAGATATGATTGTCCACCCAATGCACAACTACAGCAGCTTGTACATGAAGCAGGAGGACGTCGTCAAGTTTTGTCAACTGCATAACCACGCCCCGGAGTACATCCACATCGAGGAGGGGAAGGACAAActgaagaaggaggacgGGCAGCTGGAGGAGGACAAACtggagaagcaaaaggggggaagcggcattGGAAGCGGTGTTGGAAGCGGCGTTGGAAGCGGTGTTGGAAGCGGTGTTGGCAGCGGCGCGAACGCGGGAAAGGACGACCAAGCGAAGGACGCCAATATCCTGGGAATCACAGCCAAGAAAACGACGAGCTTCTCCGAATGGTACACACAAGTCATTGTGAAGAGCGAGCTGATAGAGTACTACGACATCTCCGGGTGCTACATCCTCAGACCCGCCTCGTACTACATATGGGAATGCGTGCAAGCCTTTTTCaacaaagaaataaaaaaattggatgtGGAAAATTCgtatttccccctctttgtAACGAAGAACAAAttggagagggaaaaaaatcacataGAGGGTTTCAGCCCAGAAGTTGCGTGGGTAACAAAATATGGCGATTCGACTCTCCCTGAAGAAATAGCCATTAGGCCAACGAGCGAAACGATTATGTATTCCGTTTTCTCCAAATGGATCAGATCGCATAGGGATTTACCCCTTAAACTGAATCAGTGGAACACGGTCGTTCGATGGGAATTTAAACAACCCACCCCGTTTATCAGGACGAGGGAGTTTCTGTGGCAAGAGGGACATACggctcataaaaatgaagaagaagcggtCAAAATGGTTTTCGACATATTGGATTTGTATAGAAGATGGTACGAGGAATGTTTAGCCGTCCCAATTATTAAAGGGATAAAaagtgaaggggaaaaattcgGAGGAGCCAATTTTACATCCACCGCAGAGGCGTTTATAAGTGAAAATGGAAGGGCCATCCAAGCAGCCACATCCCACTACCTCGGTACGAACTTTGCCAAGATGTTTAAAATCGAATTTGAAGATGAAAATGAAACGAAGCAGTATGTACATCAGACCTCCTGGGGGTGCACCACCAGATCGATTGGAATTATGATCATGACCCATGGGGATGACAAAGGGTTAGTTTTACCACCCAAAGTTGCTAAATTTAAAGTGGTCATTGTGCCAATCCTTTACAAGAACACGGatgaaaatgttatttttaactaTTGCAAAGATATTGAGAAGGTGCTGAAGAGTGCCCAAATTAATTGCATCTTTGATGATAGAGATTTGTATTCCCCTGGGTACAAATTTAACCACTGGGAGTTGAGGGGAGTGCCCATAAGGATAGAAGTGGGGCCCAAAgatattcaaaataattcttGCCTTTGTGTAAGGAGAGATACCAACGAAAAGTTcaatgtgaagaaggagtCCGTTTTGCTAGAAACACAACAGATGCTTGTTGACATCCATAAGAAGCTTTTCCTaaacgcgaaaaagaaattagATGATTCCATCGTGCAAGTCACCAGCTTCAGCGAAGTTATGGACGCCTTAAATAGGAAGAAAATGGTCCTAGCCCCATGGTGTGAGGACATATCAACAGAGGAGGAAATAAAGAAAGAGACGCAGAGATTATCTCAGAACCAGGCTAACACGGAGACGTCTCTTTCCGGCGCTATGAAGCCTTTGTGCATTCCTCTAGATCAGCCGCCACTCCCGCCGAACACGAAATGCTTCTGGTCGGGGAAGCCCGCCAAGCGGTGGTGCCTCTTTGGAAGAAGTTACTGA
- a CDS encoding hypothetical protein, conserved (encoded by transcript PVX_123360A), giving the protein MSDISDFSETEEFSENEKQKKFFKKKKSINSSLSQNNTTDKAEMFSKNSSMRSVDTALEVNGKLSIQKSGTFASTKSGVTKKGSQDEHMLIGNESKSFKNLYSASNSKLKEEGKPSPTPSPNARVADCVMSPPEFFLSHIYHDNKVFTKKYGHSIVEYENEFFIYGGINSQNEYLDEFLTFTYGLNTFTSKKLSVNPGKRAYSSMTLTYNINNNPSLLLFGGLCGPNVLAKDCYMYDFLEDTWSKYTYKLESIPGTRYGHSYTFCSSTYTTVIWGGLNRNNELLNTGHKFIGGEWSEIKHKGICPSGRVFSSMVWLDRVTKDNVNYSFLYLFGGDTTNKGTPTDELWVYNFKNENWTMVKNSSGEAPCPRWKHGAVIIDKNMWISGGLCSGWFSNYSIPDLYVYDIPSNCWFNCQIASKQIHNCYDYGTLNLHSQTKAFFLFGGKNANNDPTSNVCRFAPLCTSVSIMTMRNEIKRFSNYVLEVKKESEETANNVSEMQKIIHTFSLDIKDFKILFEALTRSIQMLKENIENVDREVALLKQHLSGAEKKEVDVEKAPAVGVQPSATEPVADTEVKANEVGVAEGQ; this is encoded by the coding sequence ATGTCGGATATATCAGACTTCTCCGAAACTGAGGAGTTTTCGGAAAacgaaaagcaaaagaaattcttcaaaaagaaaaagtccATAAACTCCAGTCTCTCACAGAACAACACGACAGACAAAGCGGAGATGTTCAGCAAAAACAGCAGCATGCGAAGCGTTGACACTGCTCTGGAAGTGAATGGAAAGTTATCTATTCAAAAGTCAGGAACATTCGCATCAACAAAAAGTGGCGTGACGAAAAAGGGGTCTCAAGATGAGCATATGCTAATTGGAAACGAATCCAAAtcgtttaaaaatttatatagtgCCTCTAACTCTAAGCTGAAAGAAGAAGGGAAACCCAGTCCCACTCCCAGCCCAAACGCAAGAGTAGCGGATTGTGTCATGTCCCCACCAGAATTTTTTCTGTCCCATATTTATCACGACAATAAAgtgtttacaaaaaagtatGGCCACTCTATAGTAGAATACGAAAATGAGTTCTTCATATACGGGGGAATCAATTCTCAAAATGAATATCTGGACGAGTTTCTAACATTTACATATGGCCTCAACACATTTACATCTAAAAAGTTAAGTGTAAATCCAGGGAAAAGAGCCTATTCGTCCATGACCTTAACATACAATATTAATAACAACCCATCGTTATTGCTATTTGGAGGATTATGTGGGCCAAACGTATTGGCAAAAGATTGCTACATGTATGATTTTTTGGAAGACACCTGGTCCAAATATACCTACAAATTAGAGTCCATTCCAGGAACAAGATATGGCCATTCTTACACCTTTTGCTCTAGTACCTATACGACCGTGATTTGGGGGGGACTAAACCGAAATAACGAATTGCTAAATACGGGTCATAAATTTATTGGTGGAGAATGGTCTGAAATAAAGCACAAGGGGATATGTCCATCGGGAAGAGTCTTTTCCTCCATGGTTTGGCTAGATAGAGTTACAAAAGATAATGTCAATTATAGCTTTCTCTATCTGTTTGGGGGGGACACGACAAATAAAGGGACACCAACAGATGAGTTATGGGtatataatttcaaaaatgagaatTGGACAATGGTGAAGAATTCCTCTGGGGAAGCCCCCTGTCCTAGGTGGAAACATGGAGCTGTTATTATTGATAAGAACATGTGGATCAGTGGTGGGCTATGTTCTGGGTGGTTTTCAAATTATTCCATCCCAGatttgtatgtatatgaTATACCCTCCAATTGTTGGTTTAACTGCCAGATAGCATCCAAGCAGATTCATAATTGTTACGACTATGGTACATTAAATTTGCATTCACAGACAAAGGCTTTCTTCCTGTTCGGAGGCAAAAATGCGAACAATGACCCTACCTCAAATGTGTGTAGGTTTGCACCTCTATGCACAAGTGTGTCCATTATGACCATGAGGAATGAGATAAAGAGATTTTCTAACTATGTCCTTGAAGTGAAAAAGGAGTCCGAAGAAACGGCAAATAATGTGTCGGAAATGCAGAAGATTATTCACACCTTCAGCTTGGATATAAAAGATTTCAAGATATTGTTTGAGGCCCTCACGCGAAGTATACAAATGCTTAAGGAGAATATAGAGAACGTGGACAGGGAAGTGGCTCTTCTGAAGCAGCACCTTTCTGGGGCtgagaagaaggaggtggATGTTGAGAAGGCACCCGCAGTGGGCGTCCAACCTTCAGCCACCGAGCCAGTTGCCGACACGGAAGTTAAGGCAAATGAGGTGGGAGTAGCGGAGGGGCAGTGA
- a CDS encoding hypothetical protein, conserved (encoded by transcript PVX_123355A), with translation MNKNFAQILEDFISDGSRKHRGHGDDGANEENVPHFINQDGSNLFNDDIGKKFEKKNFFKYTEYSLSSLYMSDNQIPLEEDPKFETFINVITKASDVNNEYKWVDDYFKFEVKEEMNILTPRSQDRDFLFRKYLQPNQLKNICLLRKYEQAAISKTPEKNKVDAKIVSEYIVHDSYRQIMKALNFKWSHRIFTKARIFHSKYGNSDHIVILVMRHYKDENFLHPLFHDRALVQIKSYLNDNKHADMTQKNLLNYTEVFKPYVSLRKVDSNFVEQIKDRYYGAF, from the coding sequence atgaataaaaactTCGCGCAAATATTGGAGGATTTCATTTCGGATGGGAGTAGAAAACACAGAGGGCATGGTGATGACGGCGCGAATGAGGAAAACGTCCCACATTTCATCAATCAGGACGGATCCAACCTGTTCAATGATgatataggaaaaaaatttgaaaaaaaaaactttttcaaatataCAGAATATTCATTAAGTAGCCTGTACATGTCAGACAATCAAATTCCTTTAGAAGAAGATCCCAAATTTGAAACGTTCATAAATGTAATAACCAAAGCATCAGATGTTAACAACGAGTATAAATGGGTTGATGACTATTTCAAATTTGAGGtgaaagaagaaatgaatattttaacacCGCGATCGCAAGACAGAGATTTTCTCTTTAGGAAATATTTACAGCCAAAtcagttaaaaaatatttgcctGCTacgaaaatatgaacaagcaGCCATTTCCAAAACGccggaaaaaaataaagtggaTGCTAAAATAGTGTCCGAGTATATTGTTCACGATAGTTACAGGCAAATAATGAAGGCACTAAATTTCAAATGGAGCCACAGGATTTTTACAAAAGCGCGTATTTTTCACAGTAAATATGGAAACAGCGATCACATAGTCATACTCGTCATGCGGCATTACAAGGATGAgaattttcttcatccacTTTTTCACGACAGAGCACTTGTTCAGATAAAGTCCTATTTAAATGATAACAAGCACGCCGATATGACTCAGAAGAATTTGCTGAACTACACGGAGGTTTTCAAGCCGTACGTCTCACTGAGGAAGGTGGACAGCAACTTCGTGGAGCAAATTAAGGACAGGTATTACGGCGCCTTTTAG
- a CDS encoding dynein light chain 1, putative (encoded by transcript PVX_123370A), translating to MADRKSNKNAVVKNVDMTEEMQIDAIDCANQALQKYNVEKDIAAHIKKEFDRKYDPTWHCVVGRNFGSYVTHETKNFIYFYIGQVAILLFKSG from the coding sequence ATGGCGGATAGAAAATCAAACAAAAATGCAGTTGTCAAGAATGTAGATATGACGGAAGAAATGCAAATTGATGCCATCGATTGTGCCAACCAggctttgcaaaaatataatgtcgAGAAGGATATTGCAGcccatataaaaaaagaatttgacAGAAAATATGACCCAACCTGGCACTGCGTAGTGGGCAGAAACTTCGGGTCTTATGTTACACACGAAACtaagaattttatttatttttacattggACAAGTAGCCATACTGCTGTTTAAGTCGGGCTAA